GCTCTTGTCTTCGAAAGGAAGGCTTTCGGCATTGGCCTCGACGAAGGTGAGGTTGGGGGAGAGCCCCTTCTTTTCTGCCCGCTCGGCGCCGACGCCGAGCATCGAGCCATTGATGTCGAGCACGGTTGCATGGGCCAAGCGGTTCGAGGCTTCGACAATGCGAAACGCGATGTCGCCCGTGCCGCCGGCAACGTCGAGGATCTTGTAATTCGGATCCTTGCGCGGATTGAGGGCCGCCACCATCGCATCCTTCCAGACGCGGTGCAGACCGGCCGACATCACGTCGTTCATGATGTCGTAGCGCTTGGCCACCTTGTGGAAGACCTCGTTGACCAGACCCTGCTTTTCCTGCTCGTCGACCTGGCGGAAGCCATAGGAGGTTTCCATGCCACCCTCGGCGGAAATGCGGCTTGCAGTCATCGGTTCACTCCACGTAACGGACAGGTCGGGCGGACCATAGCGAAAAGGGCTCTCACGCGCTATCTGCGCAGGACACCGGCTTCAAGGCTGGTCTATAGACCGTAAAACAGGCGCTTCAAACAGAAAGATGGGCTGAAATGCCGGAATTGCCAGAGGTTGAGACAGTCAGACGCGGTCTGGCACCCGCCATGGAAGGCGCCAGATTGCAGCGCCTGGAGCTTCGGCGCCCGGATCTGCGCTTTCCCCTGCCGCGCGATTTTGCCGCAAGGGTAGAAGGACGCCGGATCCTCGCCTTGTCGCGTCGGGCAAAGTACCTGCTGATCGATTTCGAAGACGACCTGACGATCATTGCCCATCTCGGCATGTCCGGCTCTTTCCGCATCGAGGCGGAGGAGGGGGCAAATCTGCCCGGCGTCTTCCACCACGAGCGCAGCAAGGACGAAAAGCACGACCACGTCGTCTTCCATCTCGACCGCCCGGAAGGCGTCGTCCGTGTCGTCTATAATGACCCGCGCCGTTTCGGCTTCATGGAGCTGATGGCGCGCTCCGAACTCGACACTTATCCGGCCTTCCGCGATCTCGGTCCCGAGCCGGTCGGCAACCGGCTCTCCGCCGACTATCTGGCCACGCGTTTCGCCGGTCGCAGCCAGCCGCTGAAAAGCGCTCTGCTGGACCAGAAAGTGATTGCTGGTCTCGGCAATATCTATGTCTGCGAGGCGCTCTGGCGCTCGCATCTCTCACCCACCCGCAAGGTATCCACACTGGTGACGGCAAAAGGCAGGCCCAAGGCGGAGCTCGCCGTGCTGACCGACGCGATCCGCGAGGTCATTGCGGATGCGATCCAGGCAGGCGGCTCGTCATTGCGTGACCATATCCAGGCAGACGGCACGCTGGGCTATTTCCAGCATTCCTTCCGGACCTACGACCGGGAAGGCAAGCCCTGCCTCTCGGATGGTTGCCAGGGTACCGTCGAAAGAATAGTTCAATCGGGCCGCTCTACATTCTATTGTCGGGCCTGCCAGAAATGAGGCCAAGGGCCGCGCAAGTGAGGAAGCCATGTCATATGAAACCCTGTTGATCGAACGCCGCGATCGGGTGGCGTTGATCACCCTCAACCGGCCCCAGGCGCTGAACGCCCTGAATTCCACCGTCATGCGCGAGCTCGGGCAGCTTCTGGCCGAGCTGCAGGCCGATGCCGCGATCGGTGCCGTCGTGCTCACCGGTTCGGAAAAGGCCTTTGCGGCGGGTGCCGACATCAAGGAAATGCAGTCGCTCGATTTCGTTGACGTCTATACCGGCAATTTTATCAGCGGCTGGGATGCGATCGCCGGCTTCAGCAAGCCTTTCATTGCGGCCGTGTCCGGCTTCGCGCTCGGTGGTGGCTGCGAGCTCGCCATGATGTGCGACTTTATCATCGCCTCGAAGAGCGCGAAGTTTGGCCAGCCCGAGATCACGCTCGGCGTCATGCCCGGCATGGGAGGCTCGCAGCGCCTTACCCGCGCAGTTGGCAAGGCCAAGGCCATGGATCTTTGCCTGACCGGCCGGATGATGGATGCGATCGAGGCAGAAAGCGCCGGCCTCGTCGCCCGCGTGGTCGAACCGGAGCGCTTGCTCGACGAGGCGCTGGAAGCGGCGGCAAAGATCGCGTCCTACTCGCTGCCATCCGTCATGATGACCAAGGAGGCGGTCAACCGGGCTTTCGAGCAGACTCTGACGGAGGGGTTGCGCTTCGAGCGCCGCCTGTTCCATTCTCTCTTCGCCACCGAAGACCAGAAGGAGGGCATGGCCGCCTTCGTTGAGAAGCGCAAGCCGGCCTTCCGGAACAGATAAGCGCAAGGGAGGGCGCGATTCCTGTCGAATCCGCGTTGACGCATTCGCGCTTTCCCGCTATATGCCCGCCCACGGTTGGGAAAGCCATTGCGCTTTCTCATGAAGCAGCTCCCCAAGTGCTGGTATGGCAGGTCGCAACGACCCGACGCGGCGATGGTGGGCTTTGGTTTGAATTTCGAGAGAGGCATCCATGGCCAACACTTCTTCGGCGAAAAAGGCGACCCGCAAGATCGCTCGCCGCACTGCAGTCAATAAGGCTCGTCGTTCGCGGGTCCGTGGTTTCATCCGCAAGGTCGAAGAAGCCATCGCTTCTGGTGACGCTTCGGTTGCCAAGGATGCACTTCAGGCTGCCCAGCCGGAGATCCAGCGCGCCGCCACCAAGGGCGTAGTTCACGCCAACACGGCATCGCGCAAGATTTCGCGTCTCGCCGCTCGTGTGAAGGCCCTGGCTGTCTAATTTTAGACACTGTTTCGACATTTTCTGAAGAGCCTGGCGTTTCGCCGGGCTTTTCGTCGTTTCCGTTTCGGCGGTGTTGAGCTGGCGCATTGTAATGCGGTGAAACAAGCTTACTTGTCAGTCGCATGACATAAAATACCCAATCATTACATTGGCTTGAGAGAGGTCGTCAGCTTCGCCTCCACTTTCCGCCGGGGGAAGTTGGGCGCCTTGTGAGTCAAGAGATTTTTTATTTTTCTGCTCTGCCGGAGGTCCATTTTGCCGCCGGCCATGAATCTCCTTGATTCAAAAGCATTTCTTTTTCGACCGAATGTGACGCAAAAATGAAGTACCAAGAGTCAATGGCCGCCGCCGGAGTTTGCGTAAAAATCCCGGTTGATCTTGCCATTTGATCCTGCCTTAATGGCCTCCAGCAAGGGGGCAGGGAAACCTCCGAAACGACGGCTCGGACGGCAGCAATGTGGTCTGGACCAGTCTACCCTTGCCGGAGCGGAGTGTTTCCATTCCGTTTTATCATAAAGTGTTCGGCGTTGCATCGGAGACGTAGTCGTCTCCGCGCGATGAGGATTTGTGTCTTGTCTGCAGCATTGCAGATCGGGCCGGAGAATTACGAGCCGCATGTCGAGGATGCGGTTCGGGGGACAAGGGACGACCATCGTCTTGAGGGGGCGAGGGGCAAGTCATGCGGGTGCTTTCGGCTGAAGCACCCTTGTGATGCGTCTGGGGACTGTCGATCCTTCGGGGTCGGCGCGAGATGAAGCGGCTGTCGGGCGAGCATTGAAGCGCCCTACACCAGGAATGATTTTGGAAGGCGGCAATATGCACATGAACTCGATGACGGCCAGTGCGTTGGTAAACGGGGACAATGCACAGTCGGCGCTTGGCGTCGCGTGCTCCGACGGAGCAGGAGAGAATGCCGGAATGACACATAGCGACCTCTTCGACCGCTTCAGCAAAAGACTGAAGGCGCAGGTCGGGGTTGATGTCTACCAGAGCTGGTTCGCCCGCCTTAAGCTGCATTCGGCTTCCAAGAGCGTGGTTCGGCTGACGGTTCCCACGACCTTCCTGAAGTCCTGGATCAATAACCGCTACCTGGATCTGATCACGTCGATCTTCCAGGCGGAGGATCCGTCGATCCTGAAGATCGAGATCATGGTCCGCACCGCCAGCCGCAACACCCGCGGCCCGATCATGGACGAGCGTCAGGTGGGTTCCGAGCCCGCACCCCAGCAGACCACAGCGCGCAAGACAAGTCCGCAGGGCATCGGCCAGATCGCCTCGCCGCCCGGTCCGTCGTCGGTCACGGGCCGCGCGACAAGCACGGCAAGCCCGCTCTTCGGCTCGCCGCTCGACAGCCGCTACACCTTCGATGGTTTTGTCGAAGGCGCGTCGAACCGGGTAGCACTCGCGGCCGCCAAAACCATCGCCGAAGCCGGCGCTGGCGCCGTACGCTTCAACCCGCTCTTCATTCATTCCTCCGTCGGTCTCGGCAAGACGCATCTGTTGCAGGCGATCGCCAATGCCGCAGTGCACAGCCCGCGCGCGCCGCGCGTGGTCTATCTGACCGCCGAATATTTCATGTGGCGCTTTGCCACCGCCATCCGCGACAACGATGCCCTCACGCTGAAGGACTCGCTGCGCAACATCGACCTCCTGATCATCGACGACATGCAGTTCCTGCAGGGCAAGATGATCCAGCACGAGTTCTGCCATCTGCTCAACATGCTGCTTGACAGCGCAAAGCAGGTCGTCGTCGCCGCCGACCGTGCGCCCTGGGAACTGGAATCGCTTGACCCGCGTGTTCGTTCGCGTCTCCAGGGTGGCGTTGCCATCGAAATGGAAGCGCCTGACTACGATATGCGTCTCGACATGATGAAGTCGCGCCTGGAAGTCGTCCGCAAGGATGACGCTTCGATCGACATTCCCGCCGAGATCCTGGAACATGTTGCGCGCAACATCACCAGCAGCGGCCGCGACCTGGAAGGTGCCTTCAACCAGCTTCTGTTCCGCCGTTCCTTCGAGCCGAACCTGTCGATCGAACGCGTCGATGAACTGCTCGCCCATCTTGTCGGCGCGGGCGATCAGAAGCGCGTGCGCATCGAGGACATCCAGCGCGTCGTCGCTCGTCACTACAATGTTTCGCGCCAGGAACTGGTGTCCAACCGCCGCACCCGCGTCATCGTCAAGCCGCGCCAGATCGCCATGTATCTGTCGAAGACGCTGACCCCGCGCTCCTTCCCGGAGATCGGTCGCCGCTTCGGCGGTCGTGACCACACGACGGTTTTGCATGCGGTTCGCAA
This DNA window, taken from Peteryoungia algae, encodes the following:
- the rpsT gene encoding 30S ribosomal protein S20, yielding MANTSSAKKATRKIARRTAVNKARRSRVRGFIRKVEEAIASGDASVAKDALQAAQPEIQRAATKGVVHANTASRKISRLAARVKALAV
- the ubiE gene encoding bifunctional demethylmenaquinone methyltransferase/2-methoxy-6-polyprenyl-1,4-benzoquinol methylase UbiE, producing MTASRISAEGGMETSYGFRQVDEQEKQGLVNEVFHKVAKRYDIMNDVMSAGLHRVWKDAMVAALNPRKDPNYKILDVAGGTGDIAFRIVEASNRLAHATVLDINGSMLGVGAERAEKKGLSPNLTFVEANAESLPFEDKSFDAYTIAFGIRNVPHIDVALSEAFRVLKRGGRLLVLEFSEVEMPLLDKVYDAWSFNAIPRFGKMITGDAEPYQYLVESIRKFPNQPDFARMIERAGFANVRYTNYTGGIAALHSGWKI
- a CDS encoding enoyl-CoA hydratase, which codes for MSYETLLIERRDRVALITLNRPQALNALNSTVMRELGQLLAELQADAAIGAVVLTGSEKAFAAGADIKEMQSLDFVDVYTGNFISGWDAIAGFSKPFIAAVSGFALGGGCELAMMCDFIIASKSAKFGQPEITLGVMPGMGGSQRLTRAVGKAKAMDLCLTGRMMDAIEAESAGLVARVVEPERLLDEALEAAAKIASYSLPSVMMTKEAVNRAFEQTLTEGLRFERRLFHSLFATEDQKEGMAAFVEKRKPAFRNR
- the mutM gene encoding bifunctional DNA-formamidopyrimidine glycosylase/DNA-(apurinic or apyrimidinic site) lyase; translation: MPELPEVETVRRGLAPAMEGARLQRLELRRPDLRFPLPRDFAARVEGRRILALSRRAKYLLIDFEDDLTIIAHLGMSGSFRIEAEEGANLPGVFHHERSKDEKHDHVVFHLDRPEGVVRVVYNDPRRFGFMELMARSELDTYPAFRDLGPEPVGNRLSADYLATRFAGRSQPLKSALLDQKVIAGLGNIYVCEALWRSHLSPTRKVSTLVTAKGRPKAELAVLTDAIREVIADAIQAGGSSLRDHIQADGTLGYFQHSFRTYDREGKPCLSDGCQGTVERIVQSGRSTFYCRACQK
- the dnaA gene encoding chromosomal replication initiator protein DnaA; protein product: MHMNSMTASALVNGDNAQSALGVACSDGAGENAGMTHSDLFDRFSKRLKAQVGVDVYQSWFARLKLHSASKSVVRLTVPTTFLKSWINNRYLDLITSIFQAEDPSILKIEIMVRTASRNTRGPIMDERQVGSEPAPQQTTARKTSPQGIGQIASPPGPSSVTGRATSTASPLFGSPLDSRYTFDGFVEGASNRVALAAAKTIAEAGAGAVRFNPLFIHSSVGLGKTHLLQAIANAAVHSPRAPRVVYLTAEYFMWRFATAIRDNDALTLKDSLRNIDLLIIDDMQFLQGKMIQHEFCHLLNMLLDSAKQVVVAADRAPWELESLDPRVRSRLQGGVAIEMEAPDYDMRLDMMKSRLEVVRKDDASIDIPAEILEHVARNITSSGRDLEGAFNQLLFRRSFEPNLSIERVDELLAHLVGAGDQKRVRIEDIQRVVARHYNVSRQELVSNRRTRVIVKPRQIAMYLSKTLTPRSFPEIGRRFGGRDHTTVLHAVRKIEELISADQKLSQEIELLRRLINE